A single region of the Marinobacter salinus genome encodes:
- the lpxB gene encoding lipid-A-disaccharide synthase: MQHCSSAAVVSNRKVTFGIVAGEASGDILGAGLIRSLRARYPNARFVGIGGDEMIAEGFHSLVPMERLSVMGLVEVLGRIRELFSIRARLLDYFFTTPPDLVIGIDSPDFTLAIERRCRDAGIPSVHYVSPSVWAWRQKRIFKIAKSVDLMLTLFPFEARFYEEHQVPVAFVGHPLADRIPMIPETGKARHELGLDGSAPLLAILPGSRAGEVERLGTLFLEAARWIQEKRPDLQLVIPCVNREREKQVRDLVDALKVKLPVTIVRGRSRDVMAASDVVLMASGTATLEAMLLKKPMVVGYRLSNFSYALLSRLVKVPHVALPNLLAKDALVPELLQDDATPESLGSAVLERLENREEREKLVRAFTGLHHTLRQNADEKAATAISGLLEERINHGAR, encoded by the coding sequence GTGCAGCATTGTTCTTCAGCGGCGGTTGTCAGCAATCGCAAAGTGACCTTCGGTATCGTAGCAGGTGAAGCATCGGGAGATATTCTCGGCGCCGGCCTTATCCGTTCGCTCAGAGCCCGCTATCCAAATGCGCGCTTTGTGGGCATCGGTGGCGACGAGATGATTGCAGAAGGCTTCCACTCCCTGGTGCCGATGGAGCGCCTGTCCGTGATGGGGCTGGTGGAGGTGCTGGGCCGTATCCGGGAGCTGTTCAGCATCCGGGCGCGTTTATTGGATTACTTTTTTACCACGCCACCGGACTTGGTCATTGGCATTGATTCGCCCGACTTTACCCTCGCCATAGAGCGTCGCTGCCGTGACGCCGGTATTCCCTCGGTTCACTATGTCAGCCCTTCTGTCTGGGCCTGGCGACAGAAACGGATTTTCAAGATTGCCAAGTCGGTTGATTTGATGCTGACATTGTTTCCGTTTGAAGCGCGCTTCTACGAGGAGCACCAGGTGCCGGTAGCCTTTGTCGGCCATCCTCTTGCAGACCGAATTCCGATGATTCCCGAAACCGGCAAGGCACGACATGAGCTGGGTCTTGATGGCAGTGCACCCTTATTGGCGATATTGCCTGGAAGCCGGGCTGGTGAAGTGGAACGACTGGGCACCCTTTTTCTGGAAGCAGCCCGCTGGATTCAGGAAAAGCGTCCGGATCTGCAGCTGGTTATCCCCTGTGTGAACCGTGAACGGGAGAAGCAGGTGCGGGACCTGGTCGATGCCCTGAAAGTTAAGCTGCCAGTTACCATCGTACGTGGCAGATCCCGCGACGTGATGGCGGCTTCGGATGTTGTTCTCATGGCCTCAGGTACCGCGACGCTGGAGGCCATGCTGTTGAAAAAGCCTATGGTGGTTGGCTATCGGCTGAGTAATTTCAGTTACGCCTTGTTGTCCCGACTGGTCAAAGTCCCCCATGTAGCACTGCCTAACCTGTTGGCCAAAGATGCCCTGGTTCCCGAATTGTTGCAGGATGACGCAACTCCAGAGTCTCTTGGCTCCGCCGTGCTGGAAAGGCTGGAAAACCGGGAAGAGCGGGAGAAGCTGGTGCGGGCGTTCACCGGATTGCATCACACCCTCAGGCAAAATGCTGATGAAAAAGCGGCCACCGCGATCTCTGGGTTGTTGGAGGAGAGAATAAACCATGGCGCGCGTTGA
- the lpxA gene encoding acyl-ACP--UDP-N-acetylglucosamine O-acyltransferase: protein MATNDWSGVHPQAIVDPSAKLADNVTVGPWSYIGPGVEVGEGTEILSHVVVKGPTVIGRNNRIFQFSSIGEECQDKKYAGEPTTLIIGDDNVIRENCTIHRGTVQDRGETRIGNGNLLMAYVHVAHDCLVGDNTILANCATLAGHVNVGDFAILGGGTMVHQFCNIGPHSMAAGGSIVLKDIPAYVMASGQSAEPHGMNVEGLKRRGFSKDVLLCLRRAYKIIYRQGLTTEQAVDALDTAFSDVVEVKPLIDSLRGAHRGIIR, encoded by the coding sequence ATGGCGACAAATGACTGGTCGGGTGTCCATCCTCAAGCGATTGTAGACCCATCAGCCAAATTGGCGGACAACGTAACCGTTGGTCCTTGGAGCTACATCGGCCCTGGTGTTGAAGTTGGCGAGGGGACTGAAATCCTCTCCCATGTGGTCGTTAAGGGGCCGACCGTAATCGGTCGTAACAACCGGATTTTCCAGTTCTCCAGTATCGGAGAGGAATGCCAGGACAAGAAATACGCTGGTGAACCGACAACGTTGATTATCGGTGATGATAACGTTATCCGTGAAAACTGTACCATTCATCGCGGTACGGTTCAGGACCGGGGAGAAACCCGCATTGGCAATGGCAACCTGCTCATGGCGTATGTGCACGTCGCTCATGACTGTCTGGTTGGCGACAATACCATTCTTGCCAACTGTGCGACGCTTGCAGGCCATGTGAATGTGGGAGACTTCGCCATCCTGGGTGGCGGGACCATGGTTCATCAGTTCTGTAACATTGGCCCTCACAGCATGGCCGCGGGAGGCAGCATCGTGCTGAAAGACATTCCTGCCTATGTCATGGCCAGTGGCCAATCAGCCGAGCCTCACGGCATGAATGTGGAGGGTCTCAAGCGTCGAGGCTTCAGCAAGGACGTTCTTCTTTGTCTTCGCCGCGCCTACAAGATCATCTATCGCCAGGGACTGACGACGGAACAGGCTGTCGACGCGCTGGATACGGCTTTCTCCGACGTTGTGGAAGTAAAGCCCCTCATTGACTCCCTGCGAGGAGCTCACCGCGGCATTATCCGCTAA
- the fabZ gene encoding 3-hydroxyacyl-ACP dehydratase FabZ, which yields MMYIDEILEYLPHRYPFLLVDRVTEVEKGKLIKGYKNISFNEQFFQGHFPGNPIMPGVLIIEAMAQLSGILGFVTVERKPSDGVVQYLAGSSKARFKRPVLPGDRLSMESELISSKRGIWKFDCRALVDGEVVCVAEILTAEREV from the coding sequence ATGATGTATATCGACGAAATTCTGGAATATTTGCCGCACCGTTACCCGTTTTTACTGGTGGATCGGGTAACGGAAGTTGAGAAAGGGAAGTTGATCAAGGGCTACAAGAATATTTCGTTTAACGAGCAGTTCTTTCAAGGTCACTTCCCTGGAAATCCGATTATGCCGGGCGTGCTGATCATAGAGGCGATGGCCCAGCTCTCAGGTATTCTTGGTTTTGTGACCGTGGAACGGAAACCATCAGATGGCGTGGTACAATATCTGGCTGGATCCAGTAAAGCACGTTTTAAGCGTCCCGTGCTGCCGGGAGATCGTCTTAGTATGGAGTCGGAGCTGATCTCCAGCAAACGCGGGATCTGGAAATTTGATTGTCGGGCACTGGTCGACGGTGAAGTCGTGTGTGTGGCAGAGATATTGACCGCTGAGAGAGAAGTTTGA
- the lpxD gene encoding UDP-3-O-(3-hydroxymyristoyl)glucosamine N-acyltransferase, whose amino-acid sequence MTERSYRLDEIAKALGAELRGDPETRVSGLATLQAAGEGQISFLANPSYAKYLADTAASAVIVSPGAAGDCPTNSLLLDNPYLGYAQLSHWFDPAPVAQPGNHPSAVIDPAAKVAADACIGPNVVIEAGVEIGSKVVVGAGSVIGARTRIGEGTVIRPRVTLAHDVVLGQRCHILSGAVIGSDGFGFANEKGVWHRIAQLGRVILGNDVEVGANTTIDRGALDDTVIGNGVKLDNLIQIAHNVQIGDHSAMAAMVGIAGSTRIGRHCVFGGASGVAGHLEIGDQVHLTGMTLVTGDIRDPGVYSSGTSADTNRQWRKNAVRFRQLDALARRVKELEKKLEG is encoded by the coding sequence ATGACAGAAAGGTCCTATCGGCTCGATGAGATCGCCAAAGCGCTGGGAGCCGAGCTGCGGGGAGACCCCGAAACCCGGGTGTCCGGCCTTGCAACTCTGCAAGCAGCCGGGGAAGGGCAGATCAGCTTTCTGGCAAACCCGTCGTATGCGAAATACCTGGCGGACACGGCTGCGTCGGCGGTGATTGTCTCTCCGGGTGCCGCCGGAGATTGTCCCACCAATTCCCTGTTACTGGATAATCCATACTTGGGTTACGCCCAGCTCAGCCACTGGTTTGACCCAGCCCCGGTTGCTCAGCCGGGCAACCACCCGTCTGCTGTTATTGATCCCGCGGCAAAGGTTGCTGCGGACGCGTGTATCGGTCCCAATGTGGTGATTGAAGCCGGCGTTGAGATAGGCAGTAAAGTAGTTGTTGGTGCTGGATCTGTCATTGGTGCCCGGACTCGCATAGGCGAGGGGACTGTTATTCGGCCCAGGGTAACCCTGGCCCATGATGTGGTCCTGGGGCAGCGTTGTCATATCCTCAGTGGCGCGGTTATTGGTTCGGATGGTTTCGGGTTTGCCAACGAGAAAGGCGTTTGGCACCGGATTGCCCAACTGGGGCGAGTGATATTGGGTAACGATGTAGAGGTAGGTGCTAACACCACGATTGATCGGGGTGCACTCGATGACACGGTGATCGGGAATGGCGTAAAACTCGATAACCTTATTCAGATTGCCCACAACGTTCAGATCGGTGATCACAGCGCCATGGCTGCGATGGTCGGGATAGCCGGCAGTACCCGAATTGGCAGGCATTGTGTGTTCGGCGGCGCCTCGGGTGTAGCCGGGCACCTGGAGATCGGGGATCAGGTTCACCTGACCGGCATGACGCTGGTCACCGGTGATATCCGGGATCCGGGGGTTTACTCCTCCGGTACCAGTGCGGATACCAACCGGCAATGGCGCAAGAATGCTGTGCGTTTCCGTCAGCTGGATGCCTTGGCTCGGCGGGTTAAAGAGTTGGAAAAGAAATTAGAGGGCTGA
- a CDS encoding OmpH family outer membrane protein: MSRIPMIIAAAMMVLSFSAMAETRIGVVDLRQALFSSNDAKSFSETLQKDFAGDEAKVRDAQEEARKLKERLEKDGAMMNESERNKLAGEFQEKVKEFNFLKQRLDSTVAQRKQAFLEQARPGVDAAVKELLEENDLDLILPSEAVVYVKPEMNLTTQLLEKLNR, translated from the coding sequence ATGTCCCGAATTCCAATGATTATTGCAGCCGCCATGATGGTGCTTTCGTTCTCCGCCATGGCAGAAACCCGAATTGGTGTTGTGGATTTGCGACAGGCATTATTTTCTTCAAACGATGCCAAAAGCTTCAGTGAGACCCTGCAGAAAGACTTTGCAGGAGACGAAGCGAAGGTCCGGGACGCACAGGAAGAGGCTCGCAAACTTAAAGAGCGTCTGGAAAAAGACGGTGCCATGATGAACGAAAGCGAGCGCAATAAGCTGGCTGGCGAATTCCAGGAAAAAGTCAAAGAGTTCAATTTCCTCAAGCAGCGACTGGACAGTACTGTTGCCCAGCGTAAGCAAGCGTTTCTGGAACAGGCACGCCCGGGTGTGGATGCGGCAGTCAAAGAGCTGCTGGAGGAAAACGATCTTGATCTGATCCTTCCGAGTGAGGCTGTCGTTTATGTGAAGCCTGAGATGAACCTGACGACTCAGCTTCTCGAAAAACTGAACCGTTAA
- the bamA gene encoding outer membrane protein assembly factor BamA, which produces MRRSLLGVAVGLAVAATGMKPAFADEFTVADIEVEGLQRVSAGTVFSAFPVNIGEQIDESGLADAIKSLFQTGLFTDIEASRDAGVLIVMVRERPSISSIEIEGNKNIETEMLMDALAGAGLQEGQVFRRATLERLELEILRSYIAQGRYNARVKATADELARNRVSIRLDINEGTVAAIQHINIVGNEDFGDEELLDLFELRTSSWWNSITNSDKYARERLSGDLETLRSFYLDRGYLDFNVESSQVSISPDKQQVFIAIALNEGPQYTISEVNLRGELIVGEDELRKLIPVEEGDVFSRARMTAISEALSFRLGREGYAFANVNAVPEPGENNTAAVTFFVEPGKRAYVRRINFDGNVSTRDDVLRQEMTQMEGGVASSDRIEFSKTRLERLGFFKTVNVDTVPVPGTDDQVDVNYSVEEQPTGSLSASVGFSQDSGVILGANVSENNFFGTGKRVSFGVNVSDSVKSANVSYLNPYYTVDGVSRGFSLFARQTDYAEEDISSYLLDEYGGRLTFGYPTDNITRLNFGVGYTLSNLKEGVFTSQEVRDFIDEEGDSFDNYFLFGSWRRSTLNRGVLPTDGYSHSVSLDVAVPGSDLTFYKVSHKTDFYYPVTDSGSWVMRARTDIGYGDGYGDRTRMPFYEHFYAGGYGSVRGYEANSLGPLATNAANDLSEPDPFGGSLLTEGSLELIFPTPFAGDTRSMRTAFFFDAGQVFDPERGFDPDPAELRMSVGVGFQWITAVGPLAFSLAKPLNDKDGDDTQVFQFSLGQTF; this is translated from the coding sequence ATGAGACGTTCTCTTCTAGGTGTAGCCGTTGGCCTCGCTGTTGCCGCAACCGGCATGAAGCCAGCTTTTGCGGATGAATTCACGGTTGCGGATATTGAGGTAGAAGGCCTGCAACGGGTATCTGCAGGCACCGTTTTTTCTGCCTTTCCCGTTAATATTGGCGAGCAGATTGACGAATCAGGGCTCGCTGATGCGATCAAGTCCCTGTTTCAGACTGGCCTCTTCACCGATATAGAAGCCAGTCGCGATGCCGGTGTTCTGATAGTGATGGTGCGCGAGCGCCCCTCAATCAGCTCTATCGAGATCGAGGGCAACAAAAACATTGAGACCGAGATGCTCATGGATGCGCTTGCGGGCGCCGGCCTTCAGGAAGGGCAGGTGTTCCGTCGGGCCACTTTGGAGCGTCTGGAGTTGGAGATTCTGCGGTCGTATATTGCCCAGGGGCGATACAACGCTCGGGTAAAGGCAACGGCCGACGAGCTGGCGCGAAACCGGGTTTCCATTCGCCTGGACATCAACGAAGGAACGGTTGCTGCCATCCAGCATATTAATATTGTAGGCAACGAGGATTTCGGTGACGAAGAGTTGCTGGATCTATTCGAATTGCGGACCAGCAGCTGGTGGAACTCCATCACCAACTCTGACAAGTATGCCCGTGAACGGCTGAGTGGCGATCTGGAGACCCTGCGTTCGTTTTATCTTGACCGTGGCTATCTGGATTTCAATGTGGAATCCAGTCAGGTATCCATCTCTCCGGACAAGCAACAGGTCTTTATTGCCATTGCCCTGAACGAAGGGCCCCAATATACGATCTCGGAGGTTAACCTTCGGGGTGAGCTGATTGTTGGCGAAGACGAGTTGCGTAAACTGATTCCCGTTGAAGAGGGAGATGTGTTCTCCCGTGCACGCATGACCGCGATTTCCGAGGCACTTTCATTCCGTCTGGGGCGGGAAGGTTATGCGTTTGCAAATGTTAATGCTGTCCCTGAACCGGGTGAAAACAACACGGCTGCCGTGACTTTCTTCGTGGAACCCGGCAAGCGAGCCTACGTCCGTCGAATCAATTTTGATGGCAACGTCTCTACCCGTGACGATGTGTTGCGCCAGGAAATGACCCAGATGGAAGGTGGCGTTGCCTCATCTGACCGTATCGAATTCTCCAAGACCCGTCTGGAGCGCCTCGGCTTCTTCAAGACGGTGAATGTGGATACGGTTCCGGTGCCGGGTACCGATGACCAGGTAGACGTAAATTACAGCGTGGAAGAGCAACCTACCGGCAGCCTCTCTGCGTCTGTGGGCTTCTCGCAGGATTCCGGGGTGATTCTCGGTGCCAATGTCTCGGAAAACAACTTCTTTGGCACAGGCAAACGGGTTTCGTTCGGTGTAAACGTGAGTGACTCGGTCAAAAGCGCTAATGTTTCCTATCTGAACCCGTATTACACGGTCGATGGCGTTAGCCGCGGGTTCAGTCTGTTTGCCCGGCAAACAGACTATGCAGAAGAAGATATCTCATCCTACCTGCTGGATGAGTATGGTGGACGTCTCACCTTCGGTTACCCGACCGATAATATTACCCGCCTGAATTTTGGTGTTGGCTATACCCTTTCGAACCTGAAGGAGGGCGTTTTTACCTCTCAGGAAGTTAGGGACTTTATCGATGAAGAAGGTGATTCCTTCGATAATTACTTCCTGTTTGGCAGCTGGCGCCGCAGCACGTTGAACCGGGGCGTATTGCCCACAGACGGCTACAGTCATTCGGTATCCCTGGATGTCGCGGTTCCGGGCAGTGATCTTACTTTCTACAAAGTCAGTCACAAGACGGATTTCTATTACCCTGTGACGGACTCCGGAAGCTGGGTCATGCGAGCTCGCACTGATATCGGTTATGGTGACGGCTACGGGGACAGGACAAGGATGCCCTTCTATGAGCACTTCTATGCCGGTGGCTATGGATCTGTACGTGGCTACGAGGCAAACTCTCTGGGACCGCTGGCAACCAATGCTGCCAACGATCTGTCAGAACCTGATCCGTTTGGTGGGAGCTTACTGACCGAAGGTAGTCTTGAGCTGATTTTCCCTACGCCCTTTGCCGGTGACACTCGCTCAATGCGCACGGCGTTCTTTTTTGATGCCGGTCAGGTTTTCGACCCCGAGCGGGGCTTCGATCCGGACCCCGCGGAGTTGCGCATGTCCGTCGGTGTCGGTTTCCAGTGGATAACCGCTGTCGGTCCCCTGGCGTTCAGCTTGGCGAAGCCGCTTAATGACAAAGACGGAGACGATACCCAGGTGTTCCAGTTCTCACTTGGCCAGACTTTCTAG
- the rseP gene encoding RIP metalloprotease RseP, with amino-acid sequence MQIIESILALALTLGILVTLHEYGHFWVARRCGVKVLRFSVGFGKPLFSWYDRRGTEFAVAAIPLGGYVKMLDEREGPVPEELKDQAFTSKPPLQRIAIAAAGPIANFIFAVFAYWVLSVVGVTSVAPIVGEVSPDTVAERMGLREGMEIHAVDGHRVTSWRDVNMRLLERAGEQGEIAIDVSGNSARGIITGELDGWRLSDDTPNPLSEFGITPWRPEVPAILGQISDAGRAQQAGLETGDQILAVDGEPVEGWFDLVDHIQSAPEQTLDIAVKRDGVERSVKVTPAAKALEDGTVIGFVGAGVQSVEWPDDVLRDISYGPLAAIPNALSETWSDTRLTLVAIKKMATGLLSPTNLSGPITIARVAEASVSSGFEDFVRFLAYLSISLGVLNLLPVPVLDGGHIVYYAIEAIRGKPLSDEAQALGLRIGMALILTLMVFALYNDLMRL; translated from the coding sequence ATGCAGATTATCGAATCCATTCTGGCGTTAGCGCTTACGCTGGGCATCCTTGTGACGCTTCATGAATACGGCCACTTCTGGGTCGCGCGCCGCTGTGGTGTAAAAGTCCTGCGGTTTTCAGTCGGCTTTGGCAAGCCTCTTTTTTCCTGGTATGACCGCCGTGGTACAGAATTCGCCGTTGCCGCCATCCCGCTGGGCGGGTATGTCAAAATGCTGGATGAGCGGGAGGGACCGGTTCCGGAGGAGCTCAAAGACCAGGCATTTACCTCCAAACCGCCATTGCAGCGAATCGCGATCGCGGCCGCCGGGCCGATTGCCAATTTTATCTTTGCGGTCTTTGCTTACTGGGTTCTGAGCGTTGTCGGTGTAACGTCGGTTGCGCCAATCGTCGGCGAGGTGTCGCCAGATACGGTTGCCGAACGGATGGGGTTGCGTGAGGGAATGGAGATCCACGCTGTAGACGGTCACCGGGTTACGTCCTGGCGAGACGTCAACATGCGGCTGCTGGAAAGGGCCGGTGAGCAGGGTGAAATCGCTATCGACGTCAGTGGAAATAGTGCCCGTGGCATCATCACTGGAGAGCTCGATGGCTGGCGTCTGAGTGACGACACCCCCAATCCGCTTAGTGAATTCGGAATAACTCCGTGGCGCCCGGAAGTGCCGGCCATTCTTGGTCAGATTTCCGATGCCGGGCGAGCTCAGCAGGCTGGGCTTGAAACCGGTGACCAGATACTGGCTGTTGACGGTGAACCGGTAGAAGGCTGGTTTGATCTTGTGGATCATATCCAGAGCGCGCCCGAACAGACTCTGGATATTGCGGTCAAGCGTGACGGTGTTGAACGGTCTGTCAAGGTTACGCCAGCGGCCAAGGCCCTTGAGGATGGCACGGTTATCGGCTTTGTGGGGGCGGGCGTTCAGTCTGTAGAGTGGCCGGATGACGTGCTCCGGGATATCAGTTACGGCCCGTTGGCCGCGATCCCGAATGCGCTTAGCGAAACCTGGTCAGATACCCGGCTGACGTTGGTTGCCATCAAGAAGATGGCAACCGGGCTACTCTCTCCGACGAATCTCAGCGGTCCGATTACGATTGCGCGCGTGGCTGAGGCCAGCGTGAGTTCCGGGTTCGAAGACTTTGTGCGCTTTCTGGCGTATCTCAGTATCAGTCTCGGCGTCCTCAACCTTCTGCCAGTCCCGGTTCTGGATGGCGGGCACATCGTTTACTATGCCATCGAGGCAATTCGGGGTAAGCCTCTTTCCGATGAGGCCCAGGCGCTCGGATTACGAATTGGTATGGCATTGATTCTCACATTAATGGTGTTTGCTCTTTACAACGACCTGATGCGGTTGTGA
- the ispC gene encoding 1-deoxy-D-xylulose-5-phosphate reductoisomerase: MVARRITILGATGSIGLNTLDVIRRHPDRFSVYALTAGTRAEELASLCREFRPDVAVMADPAAAERLAGLLSDLPDIRIKSGPEGLCEVASASDADTVMASIVGAAGLPPTLAAVRAGKRVLLANKEALVMSGKLFMDAVAASGAEVLPIDSEHNAIFQCMPADKIRDPESAGITRILLTASGGPFRESSAESLRSVSPAQACAHPNWSMGQKISVDSATLMNKGLELIEACWLFNTTPARVEVHVHPESIIHSMVEYVDGSVLAQLGSPDMRTPIANGLAWPERIDAGVAPLDLFSIGRFHFEPPDLVRFPCLRLAAEAFESGGTAPAVLNAANEVAVAAFLAGNLCFSDIPVIIERTLAATAVVSADSFETIFAKDTEARERAMEQIALLTV; the protein is encoded by the coding sequence ATGGTAGCGCGACGCATAACGATTCTTGGCGCCACCGGGTCGATTGGCCTCAATACGCTTGATGTGATCCGGCGCCATCCGGATCGCTTTTCAGTTTACGCTTTGACTGCAGGGACCCGGGCGGAGGAGCTTGCGTCGCTGTGTCGGGAGTTCCGGCCTGACGTTGCCGTCATGGCCGATCCCGCTGCAGCGGAAAGACTTGCCGGATTGTTATCGGACCTTCCCGATATTCGCATTAAGAGTGGTCCTGAGGGGCTCTGTGAGGTTGCTTCTGCGTCAGACGCGGATACGGTGATGGCCTCCATTGTCGGAGCGGCCGGTTTACCCCCGACTTTGGCTGCTGTACGGGCTGGTAAGCGGGTTTTGCTGGCTAACAAAGAAGCTCTGGTGATGTCCGGAAAGTTGTTCATGGACGCAGTGGCGGCGTCCGGCGCCGAAGTGCTTCCCATCGATTCCGAGCACAACGCGATTTTCCAGTGCATGCCTGCCGACAAGATCCGGGATCCGGAAAGTGCGGGTATTACCCGTATTCTGTTGACCGCCTCGGGAGGTCCCTTTCGGGAGTCCAGTGCTGAGTCCTTGCGCTCGGTGTCTCCAGCACAGGCGTGTGCGCACCCCAACTGGTCCATGGGCCAGAAGATTTCTGTAGATTCCGCCACTTTAATGAACAAGGGGCTGGAACTGATCGAGGCCTGCTGGTTGTTTAATACGACGCCGGCGAGAGTGGAAGTGCATGTACACCCCGAGAGCATCATCCACTCCATGGTCGAATACGTGGATGGCTCCGTGTTGGCGCAGTTGGGTAGCCCTGACATGCGAACGCCCATTGCCAATGGCCTGGCGTGGCCCGAAAGAATTGATGCCGGTGTCGCGCCTCTGGACCTGTTTTCGATCGGGCGTTTTCACTTCGAGCCGCCCGACCTGGTGCGGTTCCCATGTCTCCGGCTGGCCGCGGAAGCATTTGAATCCGGAGGTACGGCGCCGGCCGTGCTGAATGCAGCCAATGAGGTGGCGGTAGCGGCCTTTCTCGCAGGTAACCTGTGTTTTTCGGACATCCCCGTTATCATAGAGCGGACACTGGCAGCTACTGCGGTGGTGTCTGCGGACAGTTTTGAGACGATTTTTGCCAAAGACACCGAAGCACGGGAACGTGCAATGGAACAGATCGCTCTGTTAACTGTCTGA
- a CDS encoding phosphatidate cytidylyltransferase translates to MLKTRIITALILAPIAIGGIFFLPPLGFALFTAVIITLGAWEWANMSGIQGQGGRVAYAAMTAAILFGLLNVPAMIVLWLSLVWWVLCFLLVRGYPSGSSSWGSLPVRSVMGLFVLVPAWVGLNHMRVGGFQFGDTTNNLWVILYVFCVVWVADIGAYFSGRAFGKAKLAPRVSPGKSWAGVWGGLVAVGGFAVIVSALASAGVVETILLVIASLITGLVSVLGDLLESMLKRFRGIKDSSQLLPGHGGIMDRIDSLTAAIPVFALIITQLGWLTTGHW, encoded by the coding sequence GTGTTAAAAACCCGGATTATCACCGCGCTCATCCTGGCACCAATTGCCATTGGTGGGATTTTCTTTCTTCCGCCACTGGGTTTTGCCCTGTTTACCGCTGTAATAATTACACTGGGGGCATGGGAGTGGGCAAATATGTCCGGCATCCAAGGGCAAGGCGGCCGGGTGGCTTACGCCGCAATGACGGCCGCGATCCTGTTCGGGCTGCTCAACGTACCGGCTATGATTGTGCTGTGGCTGTCCCTGGTGTGGTGGGTTCTCTGCTTTCTCCTGGTTCGGGGATATCCGTCTGGCTCCTCCAGCTGGGGCAGCCTGCCAGTCCGGTCCGTCATGGGTTTGTTTGTTCTGGTGCCGGCCTGGGTGGGCTTGAATCATATGCGGGTGGGCGGCTTTCAGTTTGGTGACACCACTAATAACCTATGGGTCATCCTTTACGTCTTTTGTGTGGTGTGGGTTGCTGATATTGGTGCCTACTTCTCCGGCCGTGCCTTTGGTAAAGCCAAGCTGGCTCCCCGGGTAAGCCCGGGTAAGTCCTGGGCGGGCGTCTGGGGTGGCCTCGTTGCTGTCGGCGGTTTTGCCGTGATTGTCAGTGCCCTTGCCTCTGCCGGTGTGGTGGAAACCATACTCTTGGTGATTGCGAGCCTTATAACCGGCCTGGTATCTGTGTTGGGTGACCTTCTGGAAAGCATGCTCAAACGTTTCCGCGGTATCAAGGACAGTAGCCAGCTTTTGCCCGGCCATGGCGGGATTATGGATAGAATCGACAGCCTGACAGCTGCGATACCCGTTTTCGCACTGATTATCACCCAGCTTGGCTGGCTCACGACCGGGCACTGGTGA
- the uppS gene encoding polyprenyl diphosphate synthase, translating into MTGTVSAEIPESADNRPRHVAIIMDGNNRWAKSHRLTGVAGHKAGVDAVKAVVETCAREGVEVLTLFAFSSENWRRPKDEVTALMRLFLFALEREVRKLHRNDIRLRIIGDRAAFSPALQEHMEQAEELTRHNTRMTLVIAANYGGHWDIAQATRQVAAQVRAGQLEPSDITDDLIQQYLSIGDLPMPDLMIRTAGEQRISNFMLWHLAYTELYFSPVFWPDFKEDEMRKALQAYAGRQRRFGQTDDQIAAKAAKQ; encoded by the coding sequence ATGACGGGAACTGTATCCGCAGAGATTCCGGAGTCGGCTGATAACCGGCCCCGGCATGTGGCCATCATCATGGATGGTAACAACCGGTGGGCGAAGTCGCACCGGCTAACAGGAGTGGCGGGCCACAAGGCCGGAGTGGATGCGGTCAAGGCTGTGGTGGAAACATGCGCCCGGGAAGGCGTTGAGGTGCTGACTCTTTTCGCGTTTTCAAGCGAGAACTGGCGTCGCCCGAAGGACGAAGTGACGGCGCTGATGCGGCTGTTCTTGTTTGCGCTTGAGCGAGAAGTCCGCAAGCTGCACCGCAACGATATCCGGCTAAGGATCATCGGTGATCGCGCTGCCTTCAGTCCGGCGCTGCAGGAACATATGGAGCAGGCCGAAGAGCTCACTCGCCACAACACCCGTATGACATTGGTGATTGCCGCCAACTACGGCGGCCATTGGGATATCGCCCAGGCCACGCGCCAGGTAGCGGCGCAGGTTCGGGCTGGTCAGCTGGAGCCATCGGACATTACCGATGACCTTATCCAGCAGTACCTGAGCATTGGCGATCTTCCAATGCCTGACCTGATGATTCGTACTGCAGGGGAGCAACGCATCAGTAATTTCATGCTCTGGCACCTTGCTTACACTGAATTGTATTTCTCACCGGTTTTCTGGCCGGACTTCAAGGAAGATGAAATGCGCAAAGCACTTCAAGCTTATGCAGGGCGCCAGCGCCGTTTTGGCCAGACTGATGATCAGATTGCTGCCAAGGCCGCAAAACAATAA